The proteins below are encoded in one region of Synchiropus splendidus isolate RoL2022-P1 chromosome 13, RoL_Sspl_1.0, whole genome shotgun sequence:
- the si:ch211-155e24.3 gene encoding zinc finger and SCAN domain-containing protein 2: MEGSSFQTQMLSIMEVFAQAAVAEINRRVDDCCAVLRLEVSQSRRDIDSLKRKCELMEAELRRRRLRVRRKGFSPPAVTLSLETQDQPCVHEPEPCGVQLPAGVQVKEEVEWQFENPPEKLDFGSSAPEDASHEVPFEPSSMVSPAELQSEQEPLVKRELVEAPDDAEVLAPLWLSEQNVEPDVSQQVPHRDERPLVTQTWTQQDQGGAASSRDQRQLSHSGHMSRNPSANLPAFGGYCRSRRTRTPWRSCPGERRYGCTYCDKSFLWFNHLKEHVRSHTGEKPYSCQQCGRRFTKQFNLMRHAVVHSGEKPFQCSLCGKCFTQRSGLKSHQKNAH; encoded by the exons ATGGAAGGCAGCAGCTTCCAGACTCAGATGTTGTCCATCATGGAGGTTTTCGCGCAGGCGGCGGTGGCGGAGATCAACCGGCGGGTGGACGACTGCTGCGCGGTTCTGCGGCTGGAGGTGAGCCAGAGCCGCCGGGACATCGACTCCCTGAAGAGGAAGTGCGAGCTGATGGAGGCCGAGCTGAGGCGGAGACGCCTGCGCGTCCGGAGGAAAG GGTTTTCTCCTCCTGCCGTCACCCTGAGCCTGGAGACCCAAGACCAGCCCTGCGTCCACGAACCAGAGCCG TGTGGAGTCCAGCTCCCTGCTGGGGTCCAGGTCAAGGAGGAAGTGGAGTGGCAGTTTGAAAACCCTCCAGAGAAGTTGG ATTTTGGATCTTCAGCGCCCGAGGATGCCTCTCATGAAGTCCCCTTTGAGCCCAGCTCCATGGTTTCCCCCGCAGAGTTGCAGAGTGAACAGGAGCCATTGGTGAAAAGGGAGTTGGTGGAAGCTCCCGACGACGCCGAGGTGCTCGCCCCACTGTGGTTGTCGGAGCAGAATGTTGAGCCGGACGTCTCGCAGCAGGTCCCTCACAGAGACGAGAGACCACTGGTGACACAAACTTGGACTCAGCAGGACCAAGGAGGCGCGGCTTCATCGAGGGATCAGCGGCAGCTCAGCCACTCCGGACACATGAGTCGGAATCCGTCCGCCAACCTGCCAGCGTTTGGTGGCTACTGTCGCAGCAGGAGGACGAGGACCCCGTGGAGATCCTGCCCCGGCGAGAGACGGTACGGCTGCACCTACTGCGACAAAAGCTTCCTGTGGTTCAACCACCTGAAGGAGCACGTGCGAAGTCACACGGGCGAGAAGCCGTACAGCTGCCAGCAGTGCGGGCGCAGGTTCACCAAACAGTTCAACCTGATGCGACACGCCGTGGTGCACAGCGGAGAGAAGCCCTTCCAGTGCTCGCTGTGCGGCAAGTGCTTCACGCAGCGCTCCGGCCTCAAGTCGCATCAGAAGAACGCTCACTGA